In Pseudomonas hamedanensis, a single window of DNA contains:
- a CDS encoding DUF2790 domain-containing protein has product MNTHPFLLTATLAFSAFAGLAQANDTTTLSNAVPYQYGMPLHVAKVLSLTEPPTQECKVITADMKYIDNTGKPAEISYRKLSDACSLQN; this is encoded by the coding sequence ATGAACACTCATCCCTTCCTGCTCACCGCCACCCTCGCCTTCAGCGCATTCGCCGGGCTGGCCCAGGCCAATGACACCACTACCCTGTCCAACGCTGTGCCCTACCAATACGGCATGCCACTTCACGTGGCGAAGGTGCTTTCGTTAACCGAGCCGCCGACGCAGGAGTGCAAGGTGATTACGGCCGATATGAAGTACATCGACAACACTGGCAAGCCCGCAGAGATCAGTTACAGGAAATTGTCTGACGCGTGCAGTCTGCAGAACTGA
- a CDS encoding tetratricopeptide repeat protein — protein sequence MTLLKSVTATILIALSTCAYATLNLEQQSAKERGIVLFKQYKTAEPELRIAAEAGDAEAQFFLAEEIRQEKQYITNEAYKWYEAAANQGDLYSMIRIGRTNNDLCTTMKNCPTGKKEPKEWLAEATKIAKDKSDHGDAEALYIMYELTAERDWLEKSALAGDAIAQYRMAIGDRQGEGYILPWKRQEAVEHWFLLSAKAGNPKAMMQLFGIYREKNELEQARYWVEKAALKGYEAGVYNYGYFLAVDPEALGFTEDKVKGYALISLLKELNGGGSIQTDIEETLPQIAEKMTPTQIQEAEEFAAKWKDTHPPLSFFPEKIGF from the coding sequence ATGACACTACTCAAATCAGTCACCGCAACGATATTAATCGCGCTTTCTACATGCGCATACGCCACGCTTAACTTAGAGCAGCAGTCCGCAAAAGAACGCGGCATTGTATTATTTAAGCAATATAAGACTGCAGAACCGGAATTACGAATAGCCGCGGAAGCAGGCGACGCTGAAGCGCAGTTTTTTTTGGCAGAGGAAATTCGCCAAGAAAAGCAATATATTACCAACGAAGCTTATAAATGGTATGAGGCTGCAGCCAATCAAGGCGACCTTTATTCAATGATTCGAATCGGCCGAACCAACAATGATCTATGTACGACGATGAAAAATTGTCCAACAGGAAAAAAAGAGCCAAAGGAATGGTTGGCTGAAGCGACAAAAATTGCAAAAGACAAATCCGATCACGGTGATGCGGAAGCTCTTTATATAATGTATGAGTTGACCGCCGAGAGAGACTGGCTGGAAAAATCAGCACTCGCGGGCGATGCAATTGCGCAATATCGAATGGCTATTGGTGATCGTCAAGGAGAAGGTTATATACTTCCATGGAAGCGCCAAGAAGCAGTTGAACATTGGTTCTTGCTTTCTGCAAAAGCAGGGAACCCTAAAGCAATGATGCAGCTTTTTGGTATATATAGAGAAAAAAACGAGTTGGAACAAGCCCGCTATTGGGTGGAAAAAGCGGCGTTAAAAGGATATGAGGCTGGCGTCTACAATTATGGATATTTTTTAGCTGTGGATCCTGAAGCACTCGGATTTACGGAAGATAAAGTCAAAGGGTATGCGCTAATTTCTCTGCTGAAAGAGCTAAACGGCGGTGGAAGCATCCAAACAGATATTGAGGAAACACTTCCACAAATTGCAGAAAAAATGACTCCTACACAGATCCAAGAAGCGGAGGAGTTTGCTGCTAAATGGAAGGATACACACCCTCCACTCTCTTTCTTCCCTGAAAAAATAGGCTTCTAG